The Patescibacteria group bacterium region AGCGTTGCAAGTTAGAAGGCTAGTTTTGAGCCCAGCTTTCTGGGCGGCTTTTATCTCCCAGATGGAATCTTTTTCTCCGGAAGCTGAAATAATGATCGCTTCTTTGATAGTTCCTTGCTTTATTAGATGGCGATAAGTTTTGAGTGCATCCTTAAAACTGCCCTCATCTGCCAGGAAGGCGGATTGTCCATGAAATAGCATGCGCCCGGTGTTATAAGCATTTACGCTGCCGACGACGAAGCGAGTCGAGCCTTTTGTTAAACTAAGCCTGGGCGGTTTGTTTTTTTGGAAAAAGTCCAAGCCGGCCAAGACGATATTATCTAGATTGGGGATATTTTTTGAAAGCATAAATTTATTATTTAAACCTCGCCTTTTCATTATAATTTAGATTGATTTTTATTTCAATTTGCGCTAAAGTCAAGTTAGAAAATCAAGTTTTTATTTGTTTTTAATTTACCCTTAAAACCTTTTATTTTATGTCCGGACACTCAAAATGGGCGACTACTCATCGTCAAAAGGCCATAGTCGACGCTAAGCGCGGCGCGGTTTTTACCAAGATGGCTAATATTATCACGATTGCCGCCAGGGAGAGAGGCGGAGACCCGAATGCTAATGCCAGCCTGAGATTAGCGATTGACCGTGCTCGGGCCGCAAATATGCCTAAAGATAATATTGAGCGAGCAATTAAACGTGGTACAGGTGAGCTCGGCGGCGCTCAGGTAGAAGAGTTGTATTATGAAGCTTTAGGCCCGGCTGGCGTCCAGTTCGTAGTCAAATGTTTGACCGATAACCGTAATCGCAGCGCTTCGGCTGTTAGGCATCTTTTTACTAAAGTCGGCGGCGCCTTTGGAGCTGTGCTTTGGAATTTTCAGCAACTAGGGGTAGTCAGGATCGACCAGGAAGAAATAGCTGGCAAGGGAGTTGATATGGAAAATTTCGAATTAGAGCTCATCGATCAGGGAGCAAGCGACCTAATCAAAGAAACAGAAGGTATAAGCATCTATACTGATCCGAAAGATTTACACAAGGTTCGGGAATTTATTGAAAAGAAAGGCTTGAAAGTGGCTAGCGCTGATTTGGAGTATGTAGCCAAAGAAAAAGTGAGTCTAGACCGTTCAGACCAGGAGAAAATTGATAAGCTAATGGATGAGCTGGAAGATAATGAAGATATCAATGACTATTATACTAACTTAGCTTAAGTATCATCTTCTCATGTCTAAGATAATCTTAGGAATAGATCCGGGCATTGCCGATACCGGCTACGGTTTTGTCAAAGCCGAAGGTTCAAGCCTGACTTGTTTGGCTTACGGTTCGATTAAGACGCCGGCTCATGCCGAATTGGCCGAC contains the following coding sequences:
- a CDS encoding YebC/PmpR family DNA-binding transcriptional regulator, with protein sequence MSGHSKWATTHRQKAIVDAKRGAVFTKMANIITIAARERGGDPNANASLRLAIDRARAANMPKDNIERAIKRGTGELGGAQVEELYYEALGPAGVQFVVKCLTDNRNRSASAVRHLFTKVGGAFGAVLWNFQQLGVVRIDQEEIAGKGVDMENFELELIDQGASDLIKETEGISIYTDPKDLHKVREFIEKKGLKVASADLEYVAKEKVSLDRSDQEKIDKLMDELEDNEDINDYYTNLA